In Halorussus salilacus, a single genomic region encodes these proteins:
- a CDS encoding S9 family peptidase, protein MTGVSDPDVMNVADAVSVSWRTVDGGERLTYVERETGTDTIWEYRSDIRASERVVSFDDRVSGRWGRIDWNADGTKVTYTRGGDVHVYDTETGAETTPAPSDAFDSEPRWAPSGDELAFISGRGDANDVWRVNADGTGLERVTEGANPHDDKRWEPSWSPDGDSIAYVAADEWHGRDWADEAHVVHLPSGKDEQLTTGLSVTSVPSWGPDGERVAFFTKRVAEPWYRHSEDIHVVDLRTGTRRVYPVEASHRYNVQQPLWAPDGGKLYYPVRERGTQQLEAILLHNDSDAEGVPTRLTVHDGVFGAGPVRLSPSGDTLGFVYAEQDEPSHIRRLSTAGGDPERLRAPDTPDGVVVPENVTYESFDGMYINAYVYKPDEVDETNPAPTLVQVHGGAHFQFGNGWHPMEQYLAARGFVVVGIDFRGSGGYGRSFQELSMGDWEGGEVKDAREAARFARDLPYTTDEVGIYGGSWGGFMTLQSISQYPDVWDAAVEWYGVVNQFTDYEAVDRVGRLLTERDLGGSPEQVEERYHGASSHWRLDEVTAPLAVLHGADDERVPINQAEELIDFFEGGPVPFEATIYESEGHGFRDAENRRDAVRRTADWFDRHLG, encoded by the coding sequence GTGACGGGAGTGAGCGACCCGGACGTGATGAACGTCGCCGACGCAGTCAGCGTCTCCTGGCGGACCGTCGACGGCGGCGAGCGACTCACCTACGTCGAGCGCGAAACGGGGACCGACACCATCTGGGAGTACCGCTCGGACATCCGCGCGTCCGAGCGAGTCGTCTCGTTCGACGACCGCGTCTCTGGCCGGTGGGGACGCATCGACTGGAACGCCGACGGGACGAAGGTCACGTACACGCGCGGCGGGGACGTCCACGTCTACGACACCGAAACCGGGGCGGAGACGACGCCAGCGCCCAGCGACGCGTTCGACAGCGAACCTCGCTGGGCGCCGAGCGGCGACGAACTCGCGTTCATCTCGGGCCGGGGCGACGCCAACGACGTGTGGCGGGTGAACGCCGACGGGACCGGCCTCGAACGGGTCACGGAGGGTGCGAACCCCCACGACGACAAGCGGTGGGAACCGTCGTGGAGCCCGGACGGGGACAGCATCGCGTACGTCGCCGCCGACGAGTGGCACGGACGCGACTGGGCCGACGAGGCCCATGTGGTCCACCTCCCGAGCGGGAAGGACGAGCAACTCACCACCGGGCTCTCGGTGACGAGCGTCCCCTCGTGGGGTCCGGACGGCGAACGCGTCGCGTTCTTCACCAAGCGAGTGGCCGAACCGTGGTATCGCCACTCCGAGGACATTCACGTCGTCGACCTCCGGACGGGGACTCGGCGCGTCTATCCCGTCGAGGCATCCCACAGGTACAACGTGCAACAGCCCCTCTGGGCGCCCGACGGCGGGAAGCTGTACTATCCGGTGCGAGAACGCGGAACCCAACAGCTCGAAGCGATACTCCTCCACAACGACAGCGACGCCGAGGGCGTACCGACTCGACTGACGGTCCACGACGGCGTCTTCGGGGCCGGACCGGTTCGGCTCTCGCCGAGCGGCGACACCCTCGGGTTCGTGTACGCCGAGCAGGACGAGCCGTCGCACATCAGGCGGCTGTCGACCGCGGGCGGGGACCCCGAGAGACTCCGTGCGCCCGATACGCCGGACGGGGTCGTCGTTCCGGAGAACGTGACCTACGAGTCCTTCGACGGGATGTACATCAACGCCTACGTCTACAAGCCGGACGAGGTGGACGAAACCAATCCCGCGCCGACGCTCGTTCAGGTCCACGGGGGGGCACACTTCCAGTTCGGGAATGGCTGGCATCCCATGGAGCAGTATCTCGCCGCCCGCGGGTTCGTCGTCGTCGGAATCGACTTCCGTGGGAGCGGCGGGTACGGTCGTTCCTTCCAGGAACTCTCGATGGGCGACTGGGAAGGCGGCGAAGTGAAGGACGCCCGCGAGGCGGCGCGGTTCGCGCGCGACCTTCCGTACACCACCGACGAAGTCGGTATCTACGGCGGGTCGTGGGGCGGATTCATGACGCTACAGTCGATTTCGCAGTATCCGGACGTCTGGGACGCCGCCGTCGAGTGGTACGGCGTCGTCAATCAGTTCACCGACTACGAGGCGGTCGACCGCGTCGGTCGACTGCTCACCGAGCGTGACCTCGGGGGGAGCCCCGAGCAGGTCGAGGAGCGATATCACGGTGCGTCGAGCCACTGGCGACTCGACGAGGTGACGGCACCGCTCGCCGTCCTTCACGGTGCCGACGACGAGCGAGTCCCAATCAATCAGGCCGAGGAACTGATCGATTTCTTCGAGGGTGGACCCGTCCCGTTCGAGGCGACCATCTACGAGAGTGAAGGACACGGGTTCCGCGACGCGGAAAACCGACGGGATGCTGTCCGTAGAACCGCAGACTGGTTCGACCGTCATCTCGGGTAA
- a CDS encoding alpha/beta fold hydrolase gives MYANINGAELYYEVLGEENDDAIMVLHGGPGISDHQKGKKAYRSLADDYKVVVYDHRGCGQSSLTPPYSNAQYAKDAEALRRHLGLGEVVFIGGSYGGFITQEYAIRYPENLVGFVLRDTAPTGKYEQNAWENARESWDDLKEADFDIPDITWEEFERVMDGDVRSDEEFERIWLGMLPLYEPDISEFDAEAAREAVESLDLHHETHNVMFTEEHPEMDYTDDLPAVDVPALVTVGRHDWITPPEASREIADLLPDARYVVFEESGHSPNLDQQEEYLARVREFFDDIGFGLGGASA, from the coding sequence ATGTATGCCAACATAAACGGCGCGGAGTTGTACTACGAGGTACTGGGCGAAGAGAACGACGATGCGATCATGGTTCTCCACGGTGGCCCGGGAATCAGCGACCACCAGAAGGGAAAGAAGGCGTACCGTTCCTTGGCCGACGACTACAAGGTAGTCGTCTACGACCACCGGGGATGCGGGCAGTCGAGTCTGACGCCGCCGTACTCGAACGCCCAGTACGCGAAGGACGCCGAGGCGCTCCGACGACACCTCGGTCTCGGTGAGGTGGTCTTTATCGGCGGCTCGTACGGCGGTTTCATCACGCAGGAGTACGCGATTCGGTATCCGGAGAACCTCGTCGGGTTCGTGCTCCGCGATACTGCACCGACCGGAAAGTACGAGCAGAACGCGTGGGAGAACGCCCGCGAATCGTGGGACGACCTGAAGGAAGCGGACTTCGACATCCCCGATATCACTTGGGAGGAGTTCGAACGCGTCATGGACGGTGACGTCCGTTCGGACGAGGAGTTCGAGCGCATCTGGCTGGGGATGCTCCCCCTCTACGAGCCCGATATCTCCGAGTTCGACGCCGAGGCCGCTCGCGAGGCTGTCGAGTCGCTCGACCTCCACCACGAGACCCACAACGTAATGTTCACCGAAGAGCACCCGGAGATGGACTACACGGACGACCTCCCGGCGGTCGACGTGCCAGCGCTGGTGACGGTGGGTCGCCACGACTGGATCACCCCGCCGGAAGCAAGTCGTGAAATAGCGGACCTGTTGCCCGACGCGCGCTACGTCGTCTTCGAGGAGAGCGGTCACTCGCCGAATCTGGACCAGCAGGAAGAATACCTCGCGCGGGTCCGCGAGTTCTTCGACGATATCGGGTTCGGCCTCGGAGGTGCATCGGCGTGA
- a CDS encoding archaea-specific SMC-related protein, giving the protein MTELSLQVRNIGGIEALEATFEDGVVLVAGPNASNKTSLLKALSFALGSDDVPIRSGAACAEVTLSYGDRTVVRTAERNGAGVSISGDPWIPGDDSDALVTFATLLEFNPLRAAVRNGRPFEEALKAPLDLESLEAERSAKMSEKRDLQDRLSRLDGVESEFDRVREELSSKRDRIEELERELDSLEERRSDSTDSDEELDRLREKRAKLVGERDTQRRRVETTEDAISRLEDELEQVDDRIAEAEERVAGHDVESLRAEKEQLQQSVAERRDRVEVLQSVLTANREMLNSDFTGVVGRERTLMGDTYSCWACGQEAADSDFEETLEDLVELVEEDREKLDEYRPRIRELESEIEAARDAESSLRERRDQRQDIEDSLAERRESLEVQRERLREVESDLRDVTADIEEHERERADTESDIASEIEDVRVTLQTVQNEVDRLEDRREELTERVEERRNLRDDVEALRSEITELTQRIENAEQELRTSFNETMDDLVGLLGFERIQRIWLDGDFELVIARETDGSVQRESVEHLAESERELIGLVLGLAGYLTYDLPEQVPMLALDSFGAFDISRAQRLLEYISDVAGHVLVAVHPDRAAELDFPVSEVTAFLTSQA; this is encoded by the coding sequence ATGACGGAACTGTCCCTTCAGGTTCGAAACATCGGTGGTATCGAAGCGTTGGAAGCGACGTTCGAGGACGGCGTCGTCCTCGTCGCTGGCCCGAACGCGTCGAACAAGACGTCGCTACTGAAGGCGCTCTCGTTCGCACTTGGGAGCGACGATGTCCCGATTCGAAGCGGTGCGGCGTGCGCCGAAGTGACGCTGTCGTACGGCGACCGGACCGTCGTTCGAACGGCGGAGCGAAACGGTGCAGGCGTTTCGATCTCCGGCGACCCGTGGATACCGGGCGACGACTCGGACGCGCTCGTCACGTTCGCTACACTTCTGGAGTTCAATCCGCTGAGAGCCGCCGTCCGCAACGGACGCCCGTTCGAGGAAGCGCTAAAGGCCCCGCTCGACCTCGAATCGCTCGAAGCCGAGCGGTCGGCCAAGATGAGTGAGAAGCGCGACCTGCAGGACCGACTGAGTCGACTCGACGGCGTGGAATCGGAGTTCGACCGGGTTCGCGAGGAACTGTCGTCAAAGCGCGACCGCATCGAGGAACTCGAACGCGAACTCGACTCGCTCGAAGAGCGTCGCTCGGATTCGACCGACTCCGACGAGGAGCTCGACCGCCTGCGCGAGAAACGCGCGAAACTCGTCGGAGAGCGGGACACCCAGCGGCGACGGGTCGAGACGACCGAGGACGCGATCTCCCGATTAGAGGACGAACTCGAACAGGTGGACGACCGCATCGCCGAGGCTGAAGAACGGGTGGCCGGACACGACGTCGAGTCCTTACGGGCCGAAAAAGAGCAACTGCAACAGAGCGTCGCCGAGCGACGAGACCGAGTAGAGGTGCTTCAGTCGGTCCTGACCGCGAACCGCGAGATGCTCAACAGCGACTTCACGGGCGTCGTCGGTCGGGAGCGGACGTTGATGGGCGATACGTACTCGTGTTGGGCGTGCGGTCAGGAAGCCGCCGACAGCGACTTCGAGGAGACGCTCGAGGACCTCGTCGAACTCGTCGAGGAGGACCGCGAGAAGCTCGATGAGTACCGGCCCAGAATTCGAGAGCTGGAGTCCGAGATCGAAGCCGCCCGGGACGCGGAATCGTCGCTCAGGGAGCGACGCGACCAGCGCCAGGATATCGAGGATTCGCTCGCGGAGCGCCGGGAGTCCTTGGAGGTACAACGCGAGCGCCTTCGGGAGGTCGAGTCGGACCTCCGTGACGTTACCGCCGACATCGAGGAACACGAGCGCGAGCGAGCCGACACCGAATCCGATATCGCCAGCGAGATAGAGGACGTTCGGGTGACGCTCCAGACGGTCCAGAACGAGGTCGACCGGCTCGAAGACCGCCGTGAGGAACTCACAGAGCGGGTCGAAGAGCGCCGGAACCTCCGCGACGATGTCGAAGCGCTCCGGTCGGAGATCACCGAGCTCACCCAGCGGATCGAGAACGCCGAACAGGAGCTTCGGACGTCTTTCAACGAGACGATGGACGACTTGGTCGGGTTGCTCGGATTCGAACGCATACAACGAATCTGGCTGGACGGTGACTTCGAGCTGGTAATCGCTCGGGAGACGGACGGGAGCGTCCAGCGCGAGAGCGTCGAACACCTCGCCGAGAGCGAGCGGGAACTCATCGGGCTGGTTCTCGGACTGGCGGGGTACCTGACCTACGATCTGCCCGAGCAGGTCCCGATGCTCGCGCTGGACTCGTTCGGCGCGTTCGACATCTCTCGGGCACAGCGGCTCCTCGAATACATCTCTGACGTCGCCGGACACGTCCTGGTCGCGGTCCATCCGGACCGGGCGGCGGAACTCGATTTCCCCGTATCGGAAGTGACGGCATTCCTCACTTCACAAGCGTAA
- the rdfA gene encoding rod-determining factor RdfA, producing MTEYGCKVCRVLDRYGLDTYEDRLVEQWTADAENRKGYRALAEELNVTLLRNEMDRAGLETLGGEAQSKYERLQDDSVTATEVENVLRREGVPIEQLQDDFVSYGVVRTHLVDCLGLEAEQTQGEWERDAIAITASRAEEKASEAVRSLLNKGELAVGADITVHATIEVECEDCHTQVPVERALRRGYVCQCTE from the coding sequence ATGACAGAGTACGGTTGCAAGGTGTGTCGCGTCCTCGATAGATACGGTCTCGATACCTACGAGGACCGTCTCGTCGAACAATGGACCGCTGACGCCGAAAATCGAAAGGGGTACCGAGCACTCGCGGAGGAACTCAACGTCACGCTTCTCCGAAACGAGATGGACCGCGCGGGACTGGAGACCCTAGGTGGAGAAGCTCAGTCGAAGTACGAACGCCTACAGGACGACAGCGTGACGGCGACCGAAGTCGAGAACGTGTTGCGTCGAGAGGGAGTCCCGATAGAACAGTTACAGGACGATTTCGTCTCGTATGGGGTCGTTCGGACCCACCTCGTCGACTGTCTGGGTTTAGAGGCCGAGCAGACGCAGGGGGAGTGGGAGCGGGACGCCATCGCTATCACGGCCAGTCGAGCGGAGGAGAAAGCGTCTGAGGCAGTTCGCTCCTTACTGAACAAAGGCGAGCTCGCGGTCGGTGCAGACATCACGGTTCACGCGACGATAGAAGTCGAGTGCGAGGACTGTCACACTCAGGTCCCCGTAGAGCGGGCCCTCCGACGGGGGTATGTCTGTCAATGTACGGAGTGA
- a CDS encoding Lrp/AsnC family transcriptional regulator produces MTHSENIDDIDSLILQILSSDPRAPYSEIAEKVQQAGYEMSSEGIRYRVSKLIDTTTVFFLLDPEDIRWEIVRIAVEAVDEEGAKDEVFRMLGEMRFWHVVRGIGTYDVYAVGMAPTLREIDDLVTEVEESDAVERVDHIVVTERDSSMGDYYFSSNPLDTSED; encoded by the coding sequence GTGACTCACTCAGAGAACATCGACGATATCGACAGTCTCATCCTCCAGATACTCTCGTCGGACCCCCGTGCCCCGTACTCGGAAATCGCGGAGAAGGTACAACAGGCCGGTTACGAGATGAGTAGCGAGGGAATCCGATATCGGGTGTCGAAGCTCATCGACACGACCACCGTGTTCTTCCTCCTCGACCCCGAGGACATCAGATGGGAGATCGTACGAATCGCCGTCGAAGCGGTCGACGAGGAAGGGGCGAAAGACGAGGTGTTCCGGATGCTCGGGGAGATGCGGTTCTGGCATGTGGTCCGCGGAATCGGCACGTACGACGTGTACGCGGTAGGGATGGCACCGACGCTCAGAGAGATCGACGACCTAGTCACGGAAGTCGAAGAGTCCGATGCCGTCGAGCGGGTCGACCATATCGTCGTGACCGAACGTGACAGTAGCATGGGTGACTACTACTTCTCTTCGAATCCGTTAGATACATCAGAGGACTAA
- a CDS encoding aspartate/glutamate racemase family protein, which translates to MTDVVYLVPGTGLANEERNRRERIANELTPNHVNVDVVEAPGPGPSSIESGVEEAWCVVGAMKGAYDIEADYDALVIGCFGDPGLRPLRELLEIPVVGPAESTFYTAAQVSHSFGWLTVLDELVPMSAEQAEEYGLGDRCVSVRSVDAPVESIDHKSDDLVERMVAEGRAAVEEDGAEALFPGCMSLSFAQRHEEIRERLGVPFLDPATIALEQAASWARHGVSQSPKAYPGPKFEKLGELLEIRG; encoded by the coding sequence ATGACCGACGTTGTCTACCTCGTGCCTGGCACGGGACTGGCGAACGAAGAGCGGAATCGCCGCGAACGCATCGCGAACGAACTGACCCCGAATCACGTTAACGTCGACGTCGTGGAAGCACCGGGTCCCGGCCCGTCGAGCATCGAGAGCGGCGTCGAGGAGGCGTGGTGCGTCGTCGGCGCGATGAAAGGCGCGTACGACATCGAAGCCGACTACGACGCGCTCGTTATCGGGTGTTTCGGCGACCCGGGACTGCGTCCGCTACGGGAACTCCTCGAAATTCCCGTGGTCGGTCCCGCCGAGTCGACGTTCTACACTGCAGCGCAGGTCTCCCACTCGTTCGGCTGGCTGACGGTTCTGGACGAACTCGTCCCGATGTCTGCGGAGCAGGCCGAGGAGTACGGGCTGGGCGACCGATGTGTCAGTGTCCGCTCGGTCGACGCCCCGGTCGAGTCGATAGATCACAAATCCGATGATTTGGTCGAGCGGATGGTCGCGGAAGGGCGGGCCGCGGTCGAGGAGGACGGCGCCGAGGCGCTGTTCCCGGGCTGTATGAGCCTCTCGTTCGCACAACGCCACGAAGAGATTCGGGAACGACTCGGCGTCCCGTTCCTTGACCCAGCGACCATTGCGCTGGAACAGGCCGCCAGCTGGGCGCGCCACGGTGTCTCACAGAGCCCGAAGGCGTATCCGGGGCCGAAGTTCGAAAAGCTCGGCGAATTATTGGAAATTCGAGGCTAA
- a CDS encoding rhodanese-like domain-containing protein produces the protein MSKISPSELDARRSVDDVFVIDIRPRENYQREHVEGSVNVPVYGDLRRGDTASLDEHLDRIPNDREVVTVCKAGIVAQKATAHLEARGYDATTLTGGYTGWRHYDENTVPYRLLSFLRKLVP, from the coding sequence ATGAGCAAGATTAGTCCGTCGGAACTCGACGCCCGCCGTTCGGTCGATGACGTGTTCGTCATCGACATTCGTCCGCGCGAGAATTACCAGCGCGAACACGTCGAAGGGAGCGTCAACGTCCCGGTCTACGGCGACCTACGACGGGGCGACACCGCATCCCTCGACGAGCATCTGGACCGGATTCCGAACGACCGCGAGGTAGTGACGGTTTGCAAAGCCGGGATAGTCGCGCAGAAAGCGACGGCCCACCTCGAAGCAAGGGGATACGACGCGACGACACTGACCGGCGGATACACCGGTTGGCGACACTACGACGAGAACACGGTACCGTACCGTCTGCTGTCCTTCCTGCGGAAACTCGTTCCCTGA
- a CDS encoding helix-turn-helix domain-containing protein: MPDSMSEQLQQDMACEGLLECFHGLKQLDKECFQALVSAPEPLTVDEIADTVGKERSTAYRAVQRLLQTGFIQKEQVNYEQGGYRHVYSPTDASEITNDMQRMLNDWYAKMGQLIQEFETKYERDDAMPHAEG, from the coding sequence ATGCCAGATTCGATGTCCGAACAACTCCAGCAAGACATGGCGTGCGAGGGACTACTCGAGTGCTTCCACGGCCTCAAGCAACTCGACAAAGAGTGTTTCCAAGCGCTCGTGAGCGCACCGGAACCGCTCACGGTGGACGAGATAGCGGACACGGTCGGTAAGGAGCGCTCGACCGCGTACCGTGCCGTTCAACGCCTACTCCAGACGGGGTTCATCCAGAAGGAGCAGGTCAACTACGAGCAGGGCGGCTACCGCCACGTCTACTCCCCGACCGACGCCTCGGAGATCACGAACGACATGCAGCGGATGCTCAACGACTGGTACGCCAAGATGGGTCAGCTCATTCAGGAGTTCGAGACGAAGTACGAGCGGGACGACGCGATGCCGCACGCGGAGGGTTGA
- a CDS encoding succinic semialdehyde dehydrogenase codes for MASHSDALPGSITTGRLSQLAATVPANPGGSEFTVEAPYTGKAIGTVPSCAPADVRAAVKRARDAQADWADRPVDERAAVLLQFHDLVFDRRAELLDVTQLESGKARIDAFEELMDVATNARHYAHRAEQYLGSVDRKGALPLLTRTVEHRHPVGVVGVISPWNYPLTLAVSDAIPALLAGNSVVLKPASETPFAALLVRELLEEAGLPEGVFEVVTGRGSEVGPALVDEVDYVCFTGSTETGREVARRAGENLVDCSLELGGKNPMVVLADADLDAAAAGAVHGCFTNAGQLCISFERLYVQREVYDDFLDRFVRRTRAIDLRASYDWKADVGSLVSADQLETVEAHVDDAVGKGADLLVGGRARPDIGPYFYEPTVLSGVSGEMDIAREETFGPVVSVRPFDFADEAVALANDSAYGLNASVWTADSDRGREMARRIECGTVNVNDAYAAAWGSVDAPMGGMKDSGLGRRHGREGFLKYTESQTVAEQRAGSIRPPDWLPKGWYARGMSSALRLMERLPGVR; via the coding sequence ATGGCCTCACACTCGGACGCGCTTCCCGGCTCCATCACCACCGGTCGCCTCTCGCAGCTCGCGGCGACCGTTCCGGCCAACCCCGGCGGCTCCGAATTCACCGTCGAGGCTCCCTACACGGGCAAAGCCATCGGAACGGTTCCGTCCTGCGCGCCCGCAGACGTTCGAGCGGCGGTCAAGCGCGCCCGCGACGCGCAGGCCGACTGGGCCGACCGCCCCGTCGACGAGCGCGCGGCGGTCCTCCTGCAATTCCACGACCTCGTCTTCGACCGCCGGGCGGAACTCCTCGACGTGACCCAACTCGAGAGCGGGAAGGCACGAATCGACGCCTTCGAGGAGCTGATGGACGTGGCGACCAACGCCCGTCACTACGCCCACCGCGCGGAACAGTATCTCGGCTCCGTGGACCGGAAGGGAGCGCTCCCGTTGCTGACTCGCACGGTCGAACACCGCCATCCCGTCGGCGTCGTCGGCGTCATCTCCCCGTGGAACTACCCGCTCACGCTCGCGGTCTCGGACGCGATTCCTGCCCTGCTCGCGGGAAATTCGGTCGTGCTGAAGCCCGCGAGCGAGACCCCGTTCGCCGCCCTGCTCGTCCGCGAACTGCTTGAGGAGGCTGGCCTCCCCGAGGGCGTCTTCGAAGTCGTCACCGGCCGGGGGAGCGAGGTCGGGCCAGCGCTCGTCGACGAGGTCGACTACGTCTGTTTCACGGGGAGCACCGAGACCGGCCGCGAGGTCGCGCGACGAGCTGGCGAGAATCTCGTGGACTGCTCGCTCGAACTTGGCGGCAAGAACCCGATGGTCGTGCTGGCCGACGCCGACCTCGACGCCGCCGCGGCGGGTGCGGTCCATGGGTGTTTCACGAACGCCGGTCAGCTCTGCATCTCGTTCGAGCGCCTCTACGTTCAGCGGGAGGTGTACGACGACTTTCTCGACCGGTTCGTACGGCGAACGCGCGCTATCGACCTCCGTGCGAGCTACGACTGGAAGGCCGACGTCGGGAGCCTCGTCTCGGCCGACCAATTGGAAACCGTCGAGGCCCACGTCGACGACGCCGTCGGGAAGGGCGCAGATCTCCTCGTCGGGGGTCGCGCCCGACCCGACATCGGGCCGTACTTCTACGAGCCGACGGTGCTGTCCGGCGTCTCCGGCGAGATGGACATCGCCCGTGAGGAGACGTTCGGGCCGGTCGTCTCGGTTCGACCGTTCGACTTCGCGGACGAGGCAGTCGCCCTGGCGAACGACTCGGCGTACGGCCTGAACGCGAGCGTCTGGACTGCCGACAGTGACCGCGGTCGAGAGATGGCCAGACGCATCGAGTGCGGCACGGTCAACGTCAACGACGCGTACGCCGCGGCGTGGGGCTCGGTGGACGCGCCGATGGGCGGGATGAAGGACTCGGGGCTGGGACGCCGACACGGCCGCGAGGGGTTCCTGAAGTACACCGAGTCCCAGACGGTCGCCGAGCAGCGCGCCGGGTCTATTCGGCCGCCCGACTGGCTCCCGAAGGGATGGTACGCGAGGGGGATGTCGTCGGCGCTCCGTCTGATGGAGCGACTGCCGGGGGTGCGGTGA
- a CDS encoding SDR family oxidoreductase, producing the protein MASVFLTGFPGFLGSELVARLLDRTALPIRCLVQDRYRDLAESRAAELADPDRVELHTGDITEDDLGLGNDYDDLRADAVEVYHLAAVYDLGVPRDVGMAVNVEGTRNVLDFADGIGDLRGFHYVSTCYVSGRHDGTFTHRDLDVGQSFNNHYEETKFLAEVEVQDRMDDGLPATIYRPAITVGDSKTGATQKYDGPYHVLGLLARQPRVAILPVFGDPGAYEVNVVPRNFVVDAIDHLSAREDACGEVYQLCDPNPPTVAEMVRAFGDALDKRVLAVPSSLGVSRFALESSPRLERALGVEPAALDYFVHPTSYTCENAARGLHGSEVRCPPFRSYVDELVEFYRSHPEISSDAMA; encoded by the coding sequence ATGGCGTCCGTCTTCCTCACGGGGTTCCCGGGGTTCCTCGGCTCCGAACTGGTCGCGCGCCTGCTGGACCGGACCGCCCTGCCGATTCGGTGTCTCGTCCAAGACCGGTACCGCGACCTCGCGGAATCTCGGGCGGCAGAACTCGCCGACCCCGACCGCGTCGAACTCCACACCGGCGACATCACCGAGGACGACCTCGGCCTCGGTAACGACTACGACGACCTCCGGGCCGACGCGGTCGAGGTGTACCACCTCGCGGCCGTCTACGACCTCGGCGTCCCTCGCGACGTAGGGATGGCGGTCAACGTCGAGGGGACGCGCAACGTCCTCGACTTCGCCGACGGAATCGGCGACCTCCGAGGATTCCACTACGTCAGCACCTGCTACGTGAGCGGTCGCCACGACGGAACGTTCACCCACCGTGATCTGGATGTGGGCCAGTCGTTCAACAATCACTACGAGGAGACCAAGTTCCTCGCGGAGGTCGAGGTACAGGACCGGATGGACGACGGTCTTCCGGCCACGATATACCGCCCGGCGATCACCGTCGGCGACAGCAAGACCGGCGCGACCCAGAAGTACGACGGCCCGTACCACGTCCTCGGACTGCTCGCCCGCCAACCGCGCGTGGCCATCCTGCCGGTCTTCGGCGACCCGGGAGCCTACGAGGTGAACGTCGTCCCGCGGAACTTCGTGGTGGACGCCATCGACCACCTGAGCGCCCGCGAGGACGCCTGCGGCGAGGTGTACCAGCTCTGCGACCCGAACCCGCCGACCGTCGCCGAAATGGTCCGAGCGTTCGGCGACGCACTCGACAAGCGGGTGCTCGCAGTCCCCTCATCGCTGGGCGTCTCGCGATTTGCGCTGGAATCATCTCCCCGACTTGAACGCGCGCTGGGAGTCGAACCCGCGGCGCTCGACTACTTCGTCCACCCGACGAGCTACACCTGCGAGAACGCAGCCCGAGGCCTCCACGGAAGTGAGGTCCGTTGTCCGCCGTTCCGAAGCTACGTCGACGAGCTCGTCGAGTTCTACCGGAGCCACCCCGAAATTTCGTCCGACGCGATGGCCTGA
- a CDS encoding DUF7342 family protein: MTSTYIKAKHERCCMSEDESNTKGLMERQTTGEDRVRMVVRQLSEPQTANWIASEAGWSHEPTKRVLDRLVDDGILHRDESGTHTTYYPDYRRQAMQEAMRLRDSGHTVEELTDRLADMKTQIRDWEDEFGVESPNQLRGTLADESLDSDEEDRRREIAREWEHLQRRIQIVGFAIREWDFLAPTTESAEASS; encoded by the coding sequence ATGACCTCAACCTATATTAAGGCAAAGCACGAACGGTGTTGTATGTCCGAAGACGAATCGAACACCAAGGGCCTGATGGAACGCCAGACCACGGGTGAAGACCGCGTGAGGATGGTTGTTCGGCAGCTTTCGGAGCCTCAGACGGCCAACTGGATCGCCTCGGAAGCGGGCTGGTCACACGAACCAACTAAGCGCGTCCTCGATCGGCTCGTCGACGACGGTATCCTCCACCGTGACGAAAGCGGTACTCACACGACGTATTACCCTGATTATCGCCGTCAAGCGATGCAAGAGGCGATGCGTCTTCGAGACAGCGGTCACACTGTCGAGGAGCTTACGGACCGGCTCGCCGATATGAAGACGCAGATTCGCGACTGGGAGGACGAATTCGGCGTCGAGTCACCGAACCAGCTTCGCGGAACGCTCGCTGACGAGTCCCTTGACAGTGACGAGGAAGATCGGCGCCGTGAAATAGCCCGCGAGTGGGAGCACCTTCAACGGCGTATCCAGATCGTTGGCTTCGCCATCCGCGAATGGGACTTTCTCGCGCCAACGACTGAATCCGCCGAGGCCAGTAGCTAA